The Saprospiraceae bacterium genome includes a window with the following:
- a CDS encoding T9SS type A sorting domain-containing protein, whose product MNKIFNLFVLCAFLHTLPVEAQNFWKKIKESEISLRDNSTREIIPTQYQTFKVDLSGLRSHLLTAPMEFGGARNGEPFTVDMPSADGNIETFIVYEAPVMESGLAQKFRDIKSYKGYSTKTKLNQIRFAVSDRGVHAVIKSPSGEVYIDPYATNNATEHITYYTKDHIDESYKNISLCGVDATEKPDRQYFRPPGTRSAPAVEMRIYRAAVACTGEWGARRGTVAACIADINAMMTRLNMIYENELAVRFVLISENDKLIFLDGATDPYDTPTEGLKLVGSNTGKLNAIISSAAYDIGHVLSTCNDVGGVAQLGSLCQSNKGNGVTCHTSQSISVVVTRIVAHEIGHQFTASHSWNSCPSSATQRSSGTAFEPGSGSTIMSYAGSCGSDNVIGDNEDYFHVGSLEQMYAKTQPSGNAYSCAQRIITANRLPVISVPSKTYTIPVLTPFELAGTATDEDGDLLTYTWEQYDIGSVATLGTPTETGPLFRSFRPSATGNVRFFPRASNLTSGIFNEKTEVLPNTTRNMSFQLTVRDNNPAGGGVAWDDYSVKVDALVGPFKITHPAIDFRFKVGEVVKVTWDVAGSDKAPVNCKAVNIYGSFNSELRTGSPNLVPLALNVPNDGEEEIIIPNRVTNFFRVVIKAADNIFLTTGTLPSRIEQPSVPGIYFEPNTNEITICQPNTGIINFSTSGLFGYTGDINFQIASTLPSGMTAAFDFIKVKAGSNNVLKINTGTSTGSISIPITIKADAPGIASLERTVLVIIKSNNINNIITKAPQNGISGVSPTPQFAWDLKPDVLQYELQVASNPGFESAQIVFSSMTSAASVKSEIILNKSTIYYWRIRGLNSCGEGLWSDVRVFMTEALACKTYTSGVQSINISSSGSPTVDIPLQVGEDGSAVDINIKLIRGEHNRLVDLEGYLIAPSGKSVNLWSRKCGTQKNLSLGLDDQSAESFQCPINTGKIYQPENPLATLQNEPIKGVWKLQIADRQSGEGGRLQEFNLELCSSLTVSSPFIVKNEVLKLHPGNNRIITDTVLLTSDNNNTANQLIYTIVSLPKNAQIFINGAEAKIGSTFSQADINSAKILYDDNTDVEGNDFFTFTVHDGQGGWVSITRFEIQKSKSFINSVDDTNWGKDIHIHPNPARESFRISTTGKVSDFNQYEIIDITGRSIQKGILTSPSTEVIMQNIPAGIYSVQLTNGINRASKRIILL is encoded by the coding sequence ATGAATAAAATATTTAACCTATTTGTCTTGTGCGCATTTTTACACACTTTGCCTGTGGAAGCACAAAATTTTTGGAAAAAAATCAAAGAATCTGAAATTTCATTAAGAGATAACAGTACCAGAGAAATCATTCCGACACAATACCAAACTTTTAAGGTAGACTTATCCGGATTACGGTCCCATTTGCTAACTGCTCCTATGGAGTTTGGTGGAGCAAGGAACGGTGAACCATTTACTGTCGATATGCCTTCGGCCGATGGAAATATTGAAACTTTTATAGTCTATGAAGCACCTGTGATGGAATCTGGTCTGGCACAAAAGTTTCGCGATATAAAATCTTATAAAGGATATTCTACAAAAACAAAATTGAATCAAATAAGATTTGCTGTCTCCGACAGAGGAGTACATGCGGTCATTAAATCACCATCGGGAGAAGTCTATATAGACCCTTATGCCACAAACAATGCCACTGAGCACATCACATATTACACCAAAGACCACATAGATGAGTCGTATAAAAATATAAGCTTGTGTGGAGTGGATGCCACTGAAAAACCTGATAGACAATATTTCCGTCCTCCAGGCACCAGAAGTGCTCCAGCTGTAGAAATGAGGATTTATAGGGCCGCAGTTGCCTGTACAGGTGAATGGGGTGCCCGACGAGGTACAGTCGCTGCATGTATCGCAGATATCAATGCTATGATGACCAGACTCAATATGATCTATGAAAATGAACTGGCAGTTCGTTTCGTACTCATCAGCGAAAATGACAAGCTTATCTTTCTTGATGGTGCAACCGACCCTTATGACACCCCTACAGAAGGTCTGAAATTGGTAGGCTCAAATACAGGTAAACTAAACGCCATCATTTCTTCAGCAGCTTATGATATCGGGCATGTTCTTTCCACATGTAACGATGTAGGAGGTGTCGCTCAGCTTGGGTCATTATGCCAGAGTAATAAAGGGAATGGAGTAACCTGCCACACATCACAATCCATCTCTGTAGTTGTAACGAGGATAGTCGCTCATGAAATAGGTCATCAGTTTACGGCGTCACATTCCTGGAACAGTTGTCCTTCTTCTGCAACTCAAAGATCTTCCGGAACGGCATTTGAACCAGGTAGCGGATCTACGATTATGTCATACGCGGGCTCATGTGGTTCGGACAATGTCATAGGTGATAATGAAGATTACTTTCATGTGGGGTCACTCGAGCAGATGTATGCGAAAACACAACCAAGCGGAAATGCGTATAGTTGTGCCCAAAGAATCATTACTGCCAACAGACTACCGGTGATCTCTGTCCCAAGTAAAACTTATACCATTCCGGTACTGACTCCTTTTGAACTTGCAGGTACAGCAACTGATGAAGACGGTGATTTATTGACATATACCTGGGAGCAATATGACATAGGAAGTGTAGCAACTCTAGGTACACCAACTGAAACCGGACCTTTATTCAGGTCGTTCAGACCAAGTGCCACAGGCAATGTCAGATTTTTTCCCAGAGCTTCAAACTTAACTTCAGGGATTTTTAATGAAAAAACTGAAGTGCTGCCCAATACAACCAGAAATATGTCTTTCCAGCTTACTGTAAGGGATAACAATCCAGCTGGCGGTGGCGTCGCTTGGGATGATTATTCTGTAAAAGTGGACGCATTGGTCGGTCCATTTAAGATCACACATCCGGCCATAGATTTCAGATTTAAAGTCGGAGAAGTCGTGAAAGTAACATGGGATGTAGCAGGAAGCGACAAAGCACCTGTCAACTGCAAAGCTGTCAATATTTACGGCTCATTCAATAGTGAGCTGCGTACAGGAAGCCCCAACCTTGTACCGTTGGCTCTTAATGTACCCAACGATGGAGAAGAGGAGATCATCATACCCAACAGAGTTACAAATTTCTTTAGAGTAGTGATTAAAGCTGCTGACAATATCTTCCTTACAACGGGCACATTACCTTCCAGGATAGAACAACCCTCTGTGCCGGGAATTTATTTTGAACCAAATACCAATGAAATAACCATATGTCAACCAAATACCGGAATCATTAATTTTTCTACTTCCGGACTATTTGGATATACCGGTGATATTAATTTCCAGATTGCCTCTACTCTGCCTTCCGGCATGACTGCTGCATTTGACTTTATCAAAGTGAAAGCAGGAAGTAACAATGTACTCAAAATAAACACTGGTACAAGTACAGGAAGCATTTCAATCCCCATAACCATAAAAGCAGATGCGCCTGGAATAGCCTCACTAGAAAGAACTGTTTTGGTGATTATCAAGAGCAACAATATCAACAATATCATAACAAAGGCTCCACAGAATGGTATTTCAGGAGTATCACCCACACCACAGTTTGCATGGGATTTAAAACCGGATGTTTTGCAATACGAGCTTCAGGTGGCATCAAATCCGGGTTTTGAATCAGCTCAAATTGTATTTAGCAGTATGACTTCTGCAGCATCTGTCAAATCAGAAATTATTCTTAATAAATCTACTATCTATTATTGGAGGATAAGGGGTTTAAATTCTTGTGGTGAGGGATTATGGTCAGATGTTCGGGTTTTTATGACTGAAGCCTTGGCATGTAAAACATATACCTCTGGAGTTCAATCTATCAACATTTCATCATCTGGGAGCCCCACAGTTGATATCCCCCTGCAAGTGGGTGAAGATGGATCCGCCGTGGACATTAATATAAAACTGATAAGAGGAGAACACAACAGATTAGTTGATCTTGAAGGTTATCTAATAGCGCCATCAGGTAAAAGTGTAAATCTATGGAGCCGAAAATGCGGAACACAAAAAAATCTTAGTCTTGGCCTCGATGATCAGTCAGCAGAATCATTTCAATGCCCAATAAATACAGGTAAAATCTACCAACCTGAAAATCCGCTTGCTACTCTACAAAATGAACCAATCAAAGGTGTCTGGAAATTGCAGATTGCTGATAGACAGTCCGGTGAAGGCGGCAGGCTTCAGGAATTCAATTTAGAGTTATGCTCCAGTCTGACCGTTTCAAGTCCGTTTATTGTTAAAAACGAAGTACTCAAATTACATCCCGGTAACAACAGGATCATTACCGATACTGTATTATTGACATCTGACAATAATAATACTGCAAACCAATTAATTTATACTATTGTGTCATTGCCCAAAAATGCCCAAATATTTATAAACGGAGCAGAGGCAAAGATAGGATCGACATTTAGTCAGGCCGATATTAATAGTGCAAAAATTCTGTACGATGACAATACCGATGTCGAAGGCAATGACTTTTTTACATTTACAGTGCATGATGGTCAGGGCGGATGGGTTTCAATCACAAGATTTGAAATTCAAAAAAGTAAGAGTTTTATAAATTCGGTTGATGATACCAATTGGGGAAAGGATATACACATACATCCTAATCCCGCAAGGGAATCGTTCAGAATCTCTACTACCGGAAAAGTATCTGATTTTAATCAATATGAGATTATTGACATCACTGGCAGGAGTATACAAAAAGGAATCCTGACATCACCATCCACAGAAGTAATCATGCAAAATATCCCGGCAGGCATTTATTCTGTGCAACTGACAAATGGCATCAATAGAGCTTCAAAAAGAATTATTTTACTTTAG
- a CDS encoding PASTA domain-containing protein: protein MLEYLKSKEFLKHLLWITLGIAVLLFLIQLWLRFYTHHGQKIQLPRFVGMEIEKAASNGKRNDFEIVVADSVFIVGKTGGIITDQNPKPGAFVKEGRKIYVTVTKFGVETIRFGDLPPLYGNGFEQKKAELKYRDIDFVIKDYAFDPGEPDHILEVWYNGALILSKDVRNDDVQIAKGSTLECIVSKIDGGEVIVPDLVCLSLDEANFLLSSSKLQIGEIIKKGQSEPDAILYISSQIPPFDGVSTIAMGEKITVTVSPNKPAECN from the coding sequence TTGCTTGAGTATTTAAAAAGTAAGGAATTTTTAAAACACCTTTTGTGGATCACATTAGGGATAGCAGTTTTATTGTTTTTGATTCAACTGTGGCTCAGATTTTATACTCACCATGGGCAAAAAATCCAACTTCCCCGTTTCGTCGGAATGGAAATTGAAAAAGCAGCATCTAATGGCAAGAGAAATGATTTTGAAATTGTTGTGGCTGATTCAGTATTTATCGTTGGCAAAACAGGCGGTATCATCACAGATCAAAATCCCAAACCCGGAGCATTTGTGAAAGAAGGAAGAAAAATTTATGTGACTGTAACAAAATTTGGCGTCGAAACCATCAGATTCGGTGATTTACCACCATTATATGGCAATGGTTTTGAACAGAAGAAAGCAGAATTGAAGTACCGCGACATAGATTTTGTAATAAAAGATTACGCCTTTGATCCCGGAGAACCAGATCATATCCTGGAAGTATGGTATAATGGAGCACTGATTCTTTCTAAAGATGTAAGAAATGATGATGTCCAAATTGCAAAAGGAAGTACGCTCGAATGTATAGTTTCTAAAATAGATGGTGGGGAAGTGATTGTCCCGGATTTGGTATGTTTATCACTGGACGAAGCCAATTTTTTACTTTCAAGTAGCAAGCTGCAAATAGGCGAAATCATAAAAAAGGGACAAAGTGAACCCGATGCGATACTGTATATTTCATCCCAAATACCACCATTTGATGGTGTAAGTACCATAGCCATGGGTGAAAAAATTACTGTGACAGTAAGTCCAAATAAACCTGCTGAATGCAATTAA
- a CDS encoding rhodanese-like domain-containing protein: MNDITVEELKQKIDNSENFIFIDVREPYEYEEFNLGARLIPMGSLPSALPDLLQYKDEEIVIHCRSGARSGSAKITLMNLGFTNVRNLLGGVLDWQRKF; the protein is encoded by the coding sequence ATGAATGACATAACAGTCGAAGAACTAAAGCAAAAAATAGACAACAGTGAAAATTTTATTTTTATTGATGTACGCGAACCTTATGAATACGAAGAATTTAATCTCGGAGCACGACTGATACCAATGGGCAGTTTACCTTCTGCCTTACCCGATCTGTTGCAATATAAAGATGAAGAAATAGTCATTCATTGCAGGTCCGGAGCGAGAAGCGGTTCTGCCAAAATCACACTTATGAATCTTGGATTTACCAATGTTCGCAATTTGCTAGGAGGTGTGCTGGATTGGCAAAGGAAATTTTAA
- a CDS encoding CvpA family protein, with amino-acid sequence MIIDLFVAIVIALGFYLGYARGLIKTVFDSLSLIIGILAALKLSPFIINILQGIIKTTPALTFILGVVITFIGIMALIRFIGRKMEDMLEAININFINKIAGGALQGLFFAYLLSLALWLVNSLNVLNPEAKSASITYPMLEPLPEKGKAVFTTLKPMFKGFWDKTLETMDSIKGESKTK; translated from the coding sequence ATGATAATTGATCTTTTTGTAGCAATTGTGATTGCACTCGGATTTTATCTTGGGTATGCACGCGGGCTTATCAAAACAGTTTTTGATAGTCTGTCATTAATCATTGGTATTTTAGCCGCACTCAAACTATCGCCTTTCATCATTAATATATTGCAGGGTATCATCAAGACAACTCCGGCATTAACATTTATCCTTGGTGTGGTAATCACCTTTATAGGCATCATGGCTTTGATCAGGTTTATAGGCAGAAAAATGGAAGACATGCTTGAAGCGATCAACATCAACTTTATCAATAAGATTGCAGGAGGCGCATTACAAGGCCTGTTTTTTGCATATCTGTTGAGCTTGGCCCTTTGGCTTGTCAATAGTCTGAATGTACTCAATCCTGAAGCAAAATCAGCATCAATCACCTATCCTATGCTTGAACCATTGCCTGAAAAAGGGAAGGCCGTATTTACCACATTGAAACCTATGTTTAAAGGATTTTGGGATAAAACACTTGAAACTATGGACAGCATCAAAGGTGAAAGCAAAACTAAGTAA
- a CDS encoding type I restriction enzyme HsdR N-terminal domain-containing protein: MSLTEFRLDLRLLDYTPALILTEKSGTKYVFDPIRKKNIILQPEEMVRQLMIQWLIEKSVFSRNAIQVEKLVTVNNIRKRFDILLYNNNINPYILIECKSPAVTINQSVFDQISVYNLAMKAPYLMVTNGHSSWMVHQNMEEKEYQFFSELPPWLTKS, translated from the coding sequence TTGAGTTTAACTGAATTCAGGCTTGACCTTAGACTTCTTGATTACACTCCTGCGTTGATCCTGACAGAAAAGAGTGGAACAAAATACGTCTTTGACCCTATAAGAAAAAAAAATATCATCCTGCAGCCGGAAGAAATGGTAAGACAACTTATGATCCAATGGTTGATAGAAAAATCTGTTTTTTCACGAAATGCAATCCAGGTAGAAAAACTTGTCACCGTCAACAATATAAGGAAGAGATTTGACATACTGTTGTACAATAACAACATCAATCCCTATATTTTGATAGAGTGCAAGTCACCTGCAGTCACAATAAACCAATCAGTATTTGACCAGATTTCGGTGTACAATCTCGCAATGAAGGCCCCTTATCTGATGGTGACCAATGGTCATAGTTCGTGGATGGTCCACCAAAATATGGAAGAAAAAGAATATCAATTCTTTTCAGAACTTCCTCCATGGCTGACAAAGTCATGA
- a CDS encoding branched-chain amino acid aminotransferase, protein MKYQIKITKTSQSNIENIDFDHLPFGKFYSDHMFVADYIDGHWTNLEIKPIALIPTHPGNMAWHYGQSIFEGMKASRDDEGHPLLFRPEMHAKRINASARRMCMPEIPEDLFLEAIHTLVRMEKAWIPPQSGSALYIRPFMYATDETIGVKPSDTYRFIIFVMPVGPYYSQPVKLLAQDTFVRAVVGGVGEAKAAGNYAASLLPAAMAKNEGYDQVMWLDGVHKKYIQEVGTMNIFFVIGDEVLTPNLDGAILAGITRDSIITLLKDRGIRISERLITIDEVMEAGEKGTLKEVFGAGTAAVVAPVCEIKHGSQIVKIDPDSFKISKMIYETINGLRNCTVEDTHGWIVPA, encoded by the coding sequence ATGAAATACCAGATAAAAATAACTAAAACTTCACAATCAAATATTGAAAATATTGATTTTGACCATCTCCCATTTGGAAAGTTTTATTCTGATCATATGTTTGTGGCCGATTACATAGATGGACACTGGACAAATCTGGAGATAAAGCCCATAGCATTAATTCCAACTCATCCAGGAAATATGGCATGGCATTATGGCCAATCCATCTTTGAAGGTATGAAAGCATCCAGAGATGATGAGGGGCATCCACTCCTCTTCAGACCTGAAATGCATGCCAAAAGGATAAACGCTTCCGCACGAAGGATGTGTATGCCTGAAATCCCTGAAGACTTATTTCTTGAGGCAATCCATACTCTTGTAAGAATGGAAAAAGCATGGATACCACCTCAATCAGGTTCTGCGCTCTATATAAGACCATTTATGTATGCTACAGATGAGACTATAGGAGTGAAGCCTTCAGATACATATAGGTTTATTATTTTTGTTATGCCGGTCGGGCCATATTACAGTCAACCAGTAAAATTATTGGCTCAGGACACTTTTGTTAGAGCAGTAGTGGGCGGTGTAGGAGAAGCAAAGGCTGCAGGAAATTATGCTGCATCACTGCTTCCCGCAGCTATGGCAAAAAATGAAGGATATGATCAGGTCATGTGGCTTGATGGTGTTCATAAAAAGTATATTCAGGAAGTTGGAACAATGAATATTTTTTTTGTAATAGGTGATGAGGTGCTTACTCCAAATCTTGATGGTGCTATTCTGGCAGGAATCACCAGAGACAGTATCATCACATTACTGAAAGATAGAGGCATAAGGATATCCGAAAGACTTATCACCATTGATGAGGTGATGGAAGCCGGTGAGAAAGGTACACTCAAAGAAGTATTTGGCGCAGGTACGGCTGCTGTTGTAGCACCGGTATGTGAAATAAAACATGGAAGCCAGATTGTAAAAATCGACCCGGACTCATTCAAAATCAGCAAGATGATTTATGAGACGATCAATGGGTTGAGAAATTGTACCGTCGAAGATACTCATGGTTGGATCGTACCGGCATGA
- the rdgB gene encoding RdgB/HAM1 family non-canonical purine NTP pyrophosphatase produces MKTLIFATSNKHKLEELKAILPEYQILGLEDVGITGEIPETGDILEENATIKAQYLFDKTGLPSFAEDTGLEVKDLAGAPGVHTARYAGAHRDPKANMDLLLQNLKNSADRSARFRTVIAYISDQGTILFEGQVSGHIALEKSGDGGFGYDPVFIPDGHTKTFAELSQEVKNKISHRARAVQSLLKYLQQHI; encoded by the coding sequence ATGAAAACATTAATATTTGCTACATCAAATAAACATAAACTGGAAGAACTCAAAGCTATACTCCCAGAATATCAGATACTGGGATTGGAAGATGTCGGAATCACTGGAGAAATACCCGAAACAGGAGATATATTGGAAGAAAATGCTACCATTAAGGCTCAATACCTTTTTGATAAAACCGGGTTGCCTTCTTTTGCAGAAGACACAGGTCTGGAAGTGAAGGATCTTGCCGGCGCACCGGGAGTCCATACGGCGAGGTACGCAGGAGCCCACAGAGACCCAAAAGCCAATATGGATCTTTTATTGCAAAACTTAAAAAATAGTGCTGACAGGTCTGCAAGATTCAGGACTGTCATAGCTTACATTTCGGATCAGGGTACAATTCTATTTGAAGGACAAGTATCAGGACATATTGCCCTTGAAAAATCTGGTGACGGAGGTTTCGGATATGATCCTGTATTCATTCCTGATGGTCACACAAAAACATTTGCTGAACTCAGTCAGGAAGTCAAAAACAAGATCAGTCATCGTGCCCGTGCCGTACAGTCACTATTGAAATATCTACAACAACACATCTAA
- a CDS encoding UbiA family prenyltransferase translates to MKNYLSLIKFSHTIFAMPFALVGFVSGSVIQGGGFDLKILLLVILCMVFARSAAMAFNRWLDKDIDSKNPRTIIREIPSGIIMADAALIFVMANCILFIVCTWFINPLCFWLSPVALLIVLGYSFTKRFTALCHLVLGLGLSLAPVGAYLAVTGSFALPPVLIGLSVLFWVAGFDIIYALQDESFDKENQLYSIPVKLGRVNSMHLSKILHFISAALLTVSMALYFQPLSLSVIVMIGMGIFFSMLVYQHSIISPRDLSRVNQAFFTTNGIASVVFGSMYILDVLL, encoded by the coding sequence TTGAAAAATTATCTTTCACTTATCAAATTCAGTCATACCATATTTGCTATGCCATTTGCATTGGTGGGTTTTGTCTCCGGTTCTGTGATACAAGGTGGCGGATTTGACTTAAAAATCCTGCTTTTAGTTATACTATGTATGGTATTTGCAAGAAGTGCTGCTATGGCTTTCAATAGATGGTTAGATAAGGATATAGATTCAAAAAATCCAAGAACCATAATAAGAGAGATCCCTTCGGGTATTATCATGGCGGATGCAGCACTTATTTTTGTGATGGCCAATTGTATTCTATTTATTGTGTGTACCTGGTTTATTAATCCGCTTTGTTTTTGGTTGAGTCCTGTGGCATTGCTGATAGTATTGGGGTACTCATTTACCAAAAGGTTCACAGCCTTGTGTCATTTAGTCTTAGGATTAGGTCTGTCTTTAGCACCGGTAGGTGCCTATCTGGCCGTTACCGGTAGTTTTGCACTACCGCCGGTGCTGATAGGATTGTCTGTACTATTTTGGGTCGCTGGCTTTGATATCATATATGCACTCCAGGATGAATCATTTGATAAAGAAAACCAGCTGTATTCTATCCCGGTAAAACTTGGAAGAGTCAACTCTATGCATCTATCCAAAATCCTGCATTTTATTTCTGCAGCTCTCCTGACCGTGAGTATGGCTTTATATTTCCAGCCTTTATCATTGAGTGTCATAGTCATGATAGGTATGGGCATTTTTTTTAGCATGCTGGTGTATCAGCACAGCATCATATCACCCAGAGATTTGAGTAGGGTAAATCAAGCTTTTTTTACGACAAACGGTATTGCAAGTGTCGTTTTCGGGAGTATGTACATATTAGATGTGTTGTTGTAG
- a CDS encoding DUF1573 domain-containing protein — protein MTSCKEKATDDANTAPDAAEVSAVPVTTDPAAIPAQDPNAAAIATDPNAAAATPVPTGPLTSIKFEQMSYDWGTVMDGEKVTKIFKFKNTGKEPLIITKANATCGCTVPDWPKDAIAPGKSGEIKVVYDSKGKGAVGGKDDSKRVTITANTDPMDTYLEIKGKVNKKADEAGK, from the coding sequence ATGACATCTTGTAAAGAAAAAGCTACTGATGATGCTAACACAGCACCTGATGCTGCAGAGGTAAGTGCCGTGCCTGTGACTACTGATCCTGCTGCTATACCGGCACAAGATCCCAATGCTGCTGCTATTGCAACTGATCCAAACGCTGCAGCTGCAACTCCTGTTCCGACAGGTCCACTTACCAGTATCAAATTTGAGCAGATGTCTTACGACTGGGGTACTGTAATGGACGGTGAAAAAGTTACTAAAATTTTTAAGTTTAAAAATACAGGAAAGGAGCCTTTGATCATTACTAAAGCAAACGCTACTTGTGGATGTACTGTTCCTGACTGGCCAAAAGATGCTATCGCTCCGGGTAAATCTGGTGAGATCAAAGTAGTATACGATTCTAAAGGAAAAGGTGCAGTTGGTGGAAAAGATGATTCAAAAAGAGTCACCATTACAGCTAATACTGATCCTATGGATACTTACTTAGAGATTAAAGGAAAAGTAAACAAAAAAGCTGACGAAGCCGGTAAATAA
- a CDS encoding DNA polymerase/3'-5' exonuclease PolX, with amino-acid sequence MNNKQIALKFDLLAKLMELHDENPFKIRSYANAYLSLRKLEGDLNQMPKSELAAIKGVGTAIADKIEEILQTGEMKALTTYRDITPAGIQQMLSIKGLGPKKVKQIWKEMEITSVGELLYACNENRLVHYKGFGEKAQEEIKHRIEYFMDAQGKYLYAHVHKHADDLVIKILEKYPENQVSICGDVRRLMPEVCGIEIITDIAGHDFDYDLLTHSDDDSWTYQDLPVFIYFVSKADFATELFIRSCSEIFFEHFGEIEPDVASEVEIFSHKGIRFIPSECRESAEAIRLWKDTSPELITEADIKGIVHNHSTYSDGLHTLKDMSDYVLQCGYEYFVISEHSKSAGYAGGLQVEKLEQQWQEIDALNAGYGRDFRIFKGIESDILADGSLDYEEDILKQFDVVIASVHSVLNMDEKKSNDRLIKAIENPYTKILGHPTGRLLLARPGYPLDHKKIIDACAANNVVIELNANPQRLDIDWILIPYCMEKGVVISVNPDAHSKESIHYIKYGVAAARKGGLTKNMCLNTKSLSEFSQWVHR; translated from the coding sequence ATGAACAACAAACAAATAGCATTAAAATTTGACCTGCTGGCAAAACTGATGGAGCTGCATGACGAAAATCCCTTCAAGATACGCTCCTATGCCAATGCTTATCTCAGTCTTCGTAAACTCGAAGGAGATCTCAATCAAATGCCCAAGAGTGAGTTGGCAGCTATCAAAGGCGTAGGTACAGCTATCGCCGATAAGATCGAAGAAATACTGCAAACCGGTGAAATGAAAGCACTGACGACTTACCGGGATATCACACCGGCAGGTATTCAGCAGATGCTCAGCATCAAAGGTCTCGGACCTAAAAAGGTCAAACAAATATGGAAAGAGATGGAAATCACATCGGTGGGTGAACTTCTATATGCATGCAATGAAAACCGACTGGTTCATTACAAAGGGTTTGGCGAAAAAGCCCAGGAGGAAATAAAACACCGAATCGAATATTTTATGGATGCTCAGGGCAAATATTTGTATGCACATGTGCATAAGCATGCAGATGATTTGGTTATCAAAATTCTGGAAAAATACCCTGAAAATCAAGTTTCAATTTGCGGAGATGTAAGACGTTTGATGCCTGAAGTTTGCGGAATTGAGATTATAACTGATATTGCCGGTCATGATTTTGATTATGATCTGCTTACACATTCAGACGATGATAGCTGGACATATCAGGATTTACCTGTGTTTATATATTTCGTAAGTAAGGCGGATTTTGCTACAGAACTTTTCATCAGATCTTGCAGTGAAATTTTCTTTGAACATTTTGGAGAAATTGAGCCGGATGTTGCAAGTGAAGTTGAAATATTCTCACATAAAGGTATCCGATTTATTCCATCTGAATGCAGAGAATCCGCTGAAGCCATTCGATTGTGGAAAGATACATCGCCAGAACTTATTACAGAAGCGGATATAAAAGGCATAGTTCATAACCATTCTACTTACAGTGACGGTTTACATACATTGAAAGACATGAGTGACTATGTACTACAGTGTGGATATGAATATTTTGTGATATCTGAGCACAGCAAATCTGCCGGTTATGCAGGAGGGCTTCAAGTTGAAAAACTGGAACAACAATGGCAGGAAATTGACGCACTCAATGCTGGATATGGACGGGATTTCAGGATTTTTAAAGGGATAGAAAGCGACATTCTTGCCGATGGATCTCTGGATTATGAGGAGGACATCCTGAAGCAATTTGATGTGGTGATTGCATCAGTTCATTCCGTCCTGAATATGGATGAAAAAAAATCCAATGACCGATTGATCAAAGCCATCGAAAATCCATACACAAAAATACTAGGTCATCCCACAGGAAGATTACTTTTGGCAAGACCAGGTTACCCCTTGGATCACAAAAAGATCATCGATGCCTGTGCAGCGAATAATGTGGTGATAGAACTTAATGCCAATCCACAGCGCCTGGACATAGACTGGATCTTGATACCCTATTGTATGGAAAAAGGTGTGGTCATATCAGTCAATCCTGATGCCCATTCAAAAGAATCTATACATTATATAAAGTACGGAGTAGCTGCTGCAAGAAAAGGAGGATTGACAAAAAATATGTGTCTGAATACAAAATCATTATCTGAATTTAGTCAATGGGTGCATCGTTGA